Proteins encoded in a region of the Streptomyces sp. NBC_00258 genome:
- a CDS encoding acetone carboxylase subunit gamma, whose translation MTDDDRSPVSSQETTNALVQRKLSWEELLGLMRAPKDESRFAETLVAQQQLVDWDEQILLPLGENLFIVAKDGKAIVKTKAGAELGPWNGNWKMLCRVIVRRTREDFLRIYPEEHLTIDPDLVEIREFLCPVSGTLLDVDCVPPTFPVEVDFTPDLATFYTEWLGRDLPVTL comes from the coding sequence ATGACCGACGACGACCGCTCTCCGGTCTCCAGCCAGGAGACCACGAACGCCCTGGTGCAGCGCAAGCTGTCCTGGGAGGAACTGCTCGGCCTCATGCGGGCCCCGAAGGACGAGTCCCGCTTCGCCGAAACCCTTGTCGCACAGCAGCAACTCGTCGACTGGGACGAGCAGATCCTGCTCCCCCTCGGGGAGAACCTGTTCATCGTCGCCAAGGACGGCAAGGCCATCGTCAAGACGAAGGCAGGCGCCGAACTCGGCCCCTGGAACGGAAACTGGAAGATGCTGTGCCGGGTGATCGTCCGGCGCACCCGCGAGGACTTCCTCAGAATCTACCCGGAGGAACACCTCACCATCGACCCCGACCTCGTCGAGATCCGCGAGTTCCTCTGCCCGGTCAGCGGCACACTCCTTGACGTCGACTGCGTCCCGCCGACCTTTCCGGTGGAGGTCGACTTCACACCCGACCTGGCGACGTTCTACACCGAGTGGCTCGGCCGCGACCTGCCGGTCACCCTCTGA
- a CDS encoding hydantoinase B/oxoprolinase family protein, translated as MTSEKPTLLEQLNCCEELFEETGHYQGLTELPNLEADPLQFESFHSRLLSTIISTRETMKYIASSPAVRDFEEFVIGLYTPEGDAIALSSGIMVHVHTLSEFIKFMIKNGYEDNPRIRPGDIFENNEVWAGGVHTPDVMTVIPVFHGDELIAWVGAVTHELEAGTYEGPGMSVLTPDRYGEGLHISAEKVGEDDHFRHDYMLRLRMGLRNANWWILDDKAKLSGCLMVREALTEIVEQFGLDYYKQSTKELIEEGRREFLKRVRTTMVPGTYRGLTMPVHKRSHVPFVHPLAKNDFIDLVRQEMTVTGEGRIELDYEGSTGWSFHPFNCAPGPMNGGFWITLTQLLNYDGRVNDGAYLAVKQYLPEGSIVNANYQGVATSLAWWTLIPIFANVWRLMGISMYARGFTEEILMSTPTCMVGVTGFDQFGGPTGYNNFEMAGESFGARGVADGMDCGSPIWNSEGIQGDAEVWELTGPNVYLGRSFVPDHQGYGRFRGGSGWQSLWMVRNSDVVNVTLSGSGCMNGGVFHKGLFGGYPPAGWKCLWATGTNVADLIARGEKLPSSIEEAERMLLDGTITAEDWYCGPDNQWSPNLREGDLFGVLYYGGAGYGDPLDRETSAIEKDLANGLMTTEGARTAYAFAGTDTDAERDRRRQARLAESVPAAEWWEAERVRAAAGEVSDMVHHTFARSAKLSDVLVTQYKAFWQLDEFPYTETGEPNFSAPAPVGFYYPTSSSRPRPDAAS; from the coding sequence ATGACCAGCGAGAAGCCGACTCTGCTCGAGCAATTGAACTGCTGCGAGGAGCTGTTCGAAGAGACCGGTCACTACCAGGGCTTGACCGAGCTGCCCAACCTCGAAGCCGACCCGCTCCAGTTCGAGTCGTTCCACTCCCGGCTGCTGTCGACCATCATCTCGACGCGCGAGACGATGAAGTACATCGCCTCCTCACCCGCGGTCCGGGACTTCGAGGAGTTCGTGATCGGGCTCTACACCCCGGAAGGCGACGCCATCGCCCTGTCCAGCGGGATCATGGTGCACGTCCACACCTTGTCCGAGTTCATCAAGTTCATGATCAAGAACGGTTACGAGGACAACCCGAGGATCAGGCCCGGGGACATTTTCGAGAACAACGAGGTGTGGGCCGGCGGTGTGCACACGCCGGACGTCATGACGGTCATCCCGGTCTTCCACGGCGACGAGCTCATCGCCTGGGTCGGCGCGGTCACCCACGAACTGGAGGCGGGCACCTACGAGGGGCCGGGCATGTCGGTGCTCACCCCGGACCGGTACGGCGAGGGACTGCACATCAGCGCGGAGAAGGTCGGCGAGGACGACCACTTCCGCCACGACTACATGCTGCGGCTGCGCATGGGCCTCAGGAACGCCAACTGGTGGATCCTCGACGACAAGGCCAAGCTGTCGGGCTGCCTGATGGTCCGCGAGGCGCTCACCGAGATCGTCGAACAGTTCGGCCTGGACTACTACAAGCAGTCCACGAAGGAACTGATCGAGGAAGGCCGCCGGGAATTCCTCAAGCGGGTTCGTACGACCATGGTGCCGGGCACCTACCGCGGGCTGACCATGCCGGTGCACAAGCGTAGCCATGTGCCCTTCGTACACCCGCTGGCCAAGAACGACTTCATCGATCTGGTGCGCCAGGAGATGACGGTCACAGGTGAAGGCCGCATAGAACTCGACTACGAGGGTTCGACGGGCTGGAGCTTCCACCCGTTCAACTGCGCCCCGGGGCCGATGAACGGCGGCTTCTGGATCACCCTGACCCAACTGCTCAACTACGACGGCCGGGTCAACGACGGCGCGTATCTGGCGGTCAAGCAGTACCTGCCCGAGGGATCGATCGTCAACGCCAACTACCAGGGCGTCGCGACCTCGTTGGCCTGGTGGACCCTCATCCCGATCTTCGCCAATGTCTGGCGGCTGATGGGCATCAGCATGTACGCCAGGGGATTCACCGAGGAGATCCTGATGTCGACCCCGACCTGCATGGTGGGGGTCACCGGTTTCGACCAGTTCGGCGGACCGACCGGCTACAACAACTTCGAGATGGCGGGCGAGAGTTTCGGCGCCCGCGGTGTGGCCGACGGCATGGACTGCGGCAGCCCGATCTGGAACTCCGAAGGCATCCAGGGCGACGCCGAGGTCTGGGAGCTGACCGGCCCCAACGTCTACCTCGGCCGTAGCTTCGTCCCTGACCACCAGGGCTACGGCCGGTTCCGCGGGGGGTCCGGCTGGCAGTCGCTGTGGATGGTCCGCAACTCCGACGTGGTCAACGTGACCCTGTCCGGATCCGGGTGCATGAATGGCGGCGTGTTCCACAAGGGACTGTTCGGCGGCTACCCGCCGGCGGGGTGGAAGTGCCTGTGGGCCACCGGGACCAACGTCGCCGACCTCATCGCCCGGGGAGAGAAGCTGCCGTCGAGCATCGAGGAGGCCGAACGCATGCTGCTGGACGGCACGATCACCGCCGAGGACTGGTACTGCGGTCCGGACAACCAGTGGTCACCGAACCTGCGGGAAGGCGACCTGTTCGGCGTGCTGTACTACGGCGGCGCGGGGTACGGGGATCCGCTGGATCGCGAGACCTCCGCCATCGAGAAGGACCTCGCCAACGGACTCATGACCACTGAGGGTGCCCGCACCGCGTATGCCTTCGCGGGCACCGACACCGACGCGGAACGCGACCGGCGGCGGCAGGCCCGGCTGGCCGAGTCGGTGCCCGCGGCCGAGTGGTGGGAGGCGGAACGCGTCCGCGCCGCCGCGGGTGAGGTCTCCGACATGGTGCACCACACCTTCGCCCGCTCGGCCAAGCTGTCCGACGTCCTCGTCACCCAGTACAAGGCGTTCTGGCAGCTCGACGAGTTCCCCTACACCGAGACCGGCGAGCCGAACTTCTCCGCTCCCGCACCCGTCGGCTTCTACTACCCGACCTCGTCCAGCCGCCCGCGGCCGGACGCGGCTTCCTGA